In a genomic window of Paracoccaceae bacterium:
- a CDS encoding substrate-binding domain-containing protein, translating to MKVDLYNYIKAAQKMNRRQMLKGTAAVGAVAMMPKAAAYADGHGNVRAEILKIPGVGAGSPTDSDWQKVGELCLGATKENVAEGEFEGVELTFMGLNNQNLHNFLFRGFLKPWEAYTGAKINWIDLAQADYNARLQQSIATGTVDFDIVEMGAPFEGDVLGRGMASEMPDWVKDQIDMDDYVDYLKAPVGTWDGKTYRVSIDGDTHTFAYRKDYYENEEFAQAWADAGNTTPWEQPTTWEAVNAQSKFLVGKTDPLTGLDAHGYLDPLKGWGGFGFYFLENRAAPYAKHPDDPAWLFDPETMKPRVNNPAFVQAIQDVMDLIAANAYPADQINADPGTTAFQQFLAGTGGMLNWWGDVGSSARTSDTSVVGDVVGFDINPGSERVWNSQSGAWEDTPNVSPNNAYIGWGVYVMATVEGDEKKKKAAWSAAAHLGGKDLSLWASAYPSGFQPYRNSHFQFEEWEEAGYDRAFVEDYLGSNADSYNHPNAAIEPRIPGIFQYYSVAEDELAKGYAGQYGSAQETADAIAAAWEKITDQIGRDSQIALYKASLGL from the coding sequence ATGAAAGTAGACCTGTATAATTATATCAAGGCGGCGCAGAAGATGAACCGCCGCCAGATGTTGAAAGGCACGGCGGCTGTCGGAGCCGTCGCCATGATGCCAAAGGCCGCAGCCTATGCCGATGGACACGGCAATGTGCGTGCTGAAATCCTGAAAATCCCGGGCGTGGGTGCGGGATCCCCCACTGACAGCGATTGGCAAAAAGTCGGCGAACTTTGTCTTGGCGCCACGAAGGAGAACGTGGCTGAGGGGGAGTTTGAAGGCGTTGAACTGACCTTCATGGGCCTGAACAACCAGAACCTGCACAACTTTCTATTCCGCGGATTCCTGAAGCCATGGGAAGCCTACACAGGCGCGAAGATCAACTGGATCGACCTCGCACAGGCCGATTATAACGCGCGCTTGCAGCAATCAATCGCCACCGGCACCGTTGACTTTGACATCGTTGAAATGGGTGCACCGTTTGAAGGCGATGTGTTGGGCCGTGGCATGGCATCGGAAATGCCCGATTGGGTAAAAGACCAGATCGACATGGACGACTATGTGGATTACCTCAAAGCGCCGGTTGGCACATGGGATGGCAAGACCTATCGCGTCTCCATTGACGGTGACACCCATACGTTTGCGTATCGCAAAGATTATTACGAAAACGAAGAGTTCGCGCAGGCCTGGGCCGATGCTGGCAACACCACGCCCTGGGAACAGCCGACCACATGGGAAGCGGTCAACGCGCAGTCAAAATTCCTTGTGGGTAAAACCGATCCGCTCACCGGGTTGGATGCACATGGCTATCTTGATCCGCTCAAAGGCTGGGGCGGTTTTGGCTTCTATTTCCTTGAAAACCGCGCGGCACCCTATGCCAAACACCCGGATGATCCGGCTTGGCTTTTTGATCCTGAGACGATGAAACCTCGGGTCAACAATCCGGCATTTGTGCAGGCCATTCAGGACGTCATGGATCTGATCGCGGCAAACGCCTATCCGGCTGATCAGATCAATGCCGACCCCGGCACCACCGCGTTCCAACAGTTCCTTGCGGGCACGGGCGGTATGTTGAACTGGTGGGGTGACGTTGGTTCCTCCGCCCGGACATCGGATACATCCGTGGTGGGCGACGTTGTCGGTTTTGACATCAATCCAGGATCCGAGCGGGTGTGGAATTCACAATCCGGCGCATGGGAAGATACGCCCAACGTATCCCCCAACAACGCGTATATCGGCTGGGGCGTTTACGTCATGGCCACGGTTGAGGGCGACGAGAAGAAGAAGAAAGCCGCATGGTCGGCCGCTGCCCATCTGGGGGGCAAAGACCTGTCGCTTTGGGCCTCAGCCTATCCGTCGGGTTTCCAGCCTTACCGGAATTCGCACTTCCAGTTCGAAGAGTGGGAAGAAGCCGGATACGACCGTGCTTTCGTTGAGGATTATCTTGGTTCCAACGCGGATAGCTACAACCACCCGAATGCGGCAATTGAACCGCGCATTCCGGGCATCTTCCAGTATTATTCTGTGGCTGAGGATGAATTGGCCAAAGGCTATGCCGGGCAATACGGATCGGCTCAGGAAACCGCAGATGCCATTGCGGCCGCTTGGGAAAAGATCACCGATCAGATCGGGCGCGACAGTCAGATCGCGCTTTATAAGGCCTCACTCGGCCTGTAA
- a CDS encoding EthD family reductase yields MSVSLQVIYPVTEQTTFDFDYYLSTHMDLVGQYMGPHIANTVVVRGQAGPEGSPAGYHAIATILFNDQSAFDGAMAVAGPVVEDIAKFYNGTPQMLVGEVVG; encoded by the coding sequence ATGAGCGTTTCGCTGCAAGTTATCTACCCTGTCACAGAGCAGACGACCTTTGATTTTGACTATTACCTGTCAACCCACATGGACCTCGTTGGTCAATACATGGGGCCACATATTGCAAATACCGTTGTCGTAAGAGGGCAGGCGGGCCCTGAAGGGAGCCCGGCAGGATACCATGCGATCGCAACGATTTTGTTTAATGATCAGAGCGCTTTTGATGGGGCTATGGCGGTGGCGGGGCCGGTCGTCGAGGATATCGCAAAATTCTACAATGGCACGCCGCAGATGCTGGTCGGCGAGGTCGTGGGTTGA
- a CDS encoding SGNH/GDSL hydrolase family protein — protein MTARAILCFGDSNTHGTRAMTSSFDRRRLEPTARWTSIMGKALGPDFDVIAEGHPGRTTVFDDPIEGTHKNARRALQAILESHRPIDLVIMMLGTNDLKARFNVSAHDISLGVQRLIMEIHGNDSGPEGTAPAVLLAAPVPVIETGVFADTFAGAAEKSRALPALLEQIAARQDVAFADMGQHATVDPVDGIHLDATAHAAIGGVMAKSVLAFFKE, from the coding sequence ATGACCGCGCGCGCAATCCTTTGTTTTGGCGACAGCAACACGCACGGAACGCGCGCCATGACCAGCAGTTTCGACAGACGACGCCTTGAACCCACAGCGCGCTGGACATCAATCATGGGAAAAGCGCTTGGCCCGGACTTTGATGTGATTGCAGAAGGTCATCCCGGGCGGACGACGGTTTTTGACGACCCGATCGAAGGAACACATAAAAACGCGCGCCGCGCCTTGCAAGCCATTCTGGAGAGCCATCGCCCGATTGATCTGGTGATCATGATGCTGGGCACGAATGATCTCAAAGCGCGGTTCAATGTTTCCGCGCATGATATCTCTCTTGGGGTGCAACGTCTGATCATGGAAATCCACGGCAATGACAGCGGGCCGGAGGGGACTGCCCCGGCCGTGTTGCTTGCGGCACCCGTGCCGGTGATCGAAACCGGTGTGTTTGCGGACACCTTCGCCGGGGCGGCAGAGAAATCCCGCGCCTTACCTGCGTTGCTGGAACAGATCGCCGCACGTCAGGACGTTGCATTCGCGGACATGGGCCAACATGCGACGGTGGACCCGGTCGACGGCATTCATCTGGATGCCACGGCGCATGCCGCGATTGGCGGCGTGATGGCCAAATCTGTGTTAGCGTTTTTCAAGGAATGA
- a CDS encoding RbsD/FucU domain-containing protein, with the protein MLKGIDPILNADVLYALRAMGHGDDLIIADSNFPSDSVARETVLGEVLRIDCSAAEVVRAVLSVYPLDTFVDDAAARMEVVGEPDTMMPVMQEVQAQVTAVGGPTMISIERFDFYDRAKQAYAVIQTGERRFYGCFALRKGVVPPEAEG; encoded by the coding sequence ATGCTCAAGGGAATAGACCCGATATTGAATGCGGATGTGCTTTATGCGCTGCGGGCGATGGGGCATGGCGATGATCTGATCATCGCAGATAGCAACTTTCCCTCTGACAGTGTTGCGCGTGAAACGGTTCTGGGTGAAGTGTTACGCATTGATTGTTCCGCGGCCGAGGTCGTGCGTGCGGTTCTGTCTGTCTACCCTCTGGACACTTTCGTTGATGATGCGGCAGCGCGCATGGAAGTGGTCGGTGAGCCGGATACAATGATGCCAGTGATGCAGGAAGTTCAGGCGCAGGTGACGGCCGTTGGCGGTCCGACAATGATAAGCATCGAGCGCTTTGATTTCTACGACCGCGCCAAGCAGGCCTATGCGGTGATCCAGACCGGGGAGCGTCGGTTTTACGGTTGTTTCGCACTGCGCAAAGGCGTGGTCCCCCCAGAAGCTGAGGGCTGA
- a CDS encoding sugar ABC transporter permease: MILDPDSKLAQRLNLVLFLLPAMAIYVVFALYPTFSVVEYSFTDWDGISPEREYIGFENYQRLFSDRIFWEAFRNTFVWSGVIIVINVGLGLVIAAMLARVWKARLLLQTMIVLPVVISPMAVATIWRWLYQPKGVINQLLDGIGLDFLMRPWLGDPSVVLYALAFAHSWSTIGLSVIIFLAGLQAVDEDLYEASKVDGANAVQQFRFVTMPALRPVTAVVFILTLTQSFKVFDIVWATTQGGPIRFSEILSTYMYKRGALENDYGYGAAIGVALLVIVSVATIIYMQIQNREGR, from the coding sequence GTGATCCTTGATCCCGACTCAAAGCTTGCTCAACGGCTTAACCTCGTCCTGTTTCTGCTACCCGCGATGGCGATCTATGTGGTGTTCGCGCTCTATCCGACATTCTCAGTGGTGGAGTACTCCTTCACTGATTGGGACGGGATCAGCCCAGAGCGGGAATACATCGGTTTTGAAAACTACCAACGGCTCTTTTCAGACAGGATTTTCTGGGAGGCTTTCCGAAATACCTTCGTGTGGTCCGGCGTCATTATCGTCATAAACGTGGGGCTGGGGCTTGTGATAGCGGCCATGCTGGCCCGGGTCTGGAAGGCGCGTCTGCTGCTCCAGACCATGATTGTGCTGCCGGTTGTCATCTCCCCCATGGCGGTCGCCACAATCTGGCGATGGCTCTATCAGCCCAAAGGGGTCATCAACCAATTGCTGGACGGGATCGGGCTCGATTTTTTGATGCGGCCCTGGCTCGGTGACCCAAGCGTCGTCCTTTATGCGCTCGCCTTTGCCCATTCATGGTCAACCATCGGCCTCAGCGTCATCATCTTTCTGGCCGGATTGCAGGCGGTTGACGAAGACCTCTATGAGGCGTCCAAGGTCGATGGCGCCAATGCGGTTCAACAATTTCGCTTTGTCACGATGCCTGCGCTGCGCCCCGTCACGGCCGTGGTGTTCATCCTGACACTGACCCAATCCTTCAAAGTCTTCGACATCGTCTGGGCCACCACCCAAGGTGGGCCAATCCGGTTCAGCGAGATCCTGTCGACCTACATGTACAAGCGCGGTGCATTGGAGAACGACTATGGTTATGGGGCAGCGATTGGGGTGGCACTGCTGGTGATCGTAAGCGTCGCCACCATCATCTACATGCAAATTCAGAACCGGGAGGGGCGTTGA
- a CDS encoding carbohydrate ABC transporter permease gives MFGRYALIFGLGVIAILMVSPLILTVFSSLKPTTELGNPPWYPPIDLTFEHYARVWTEGKFNIYFLNTLIISTVDAIVMIGVASLAAYALVFMDFRGKMIVQVLFLIGLMIPVTAIILPLYSIVRSIGLVNTHLGVIFADLALALSVFVFMFSSYFIGVPKALHEAARIDGATEFQIYRRVVMPIATPAVVTTALLEFLWSWNDLLLRLLLLPRDEMRTLSVGLLNFQGTMTRDVSGLSSGTVIMALPVVLLFFVFQRHFVRGMTAGAVK, from the coding sequence ATGTTTGGTCGCTATGCACTGATCTTCGGTCTGGGTGTGATTGCCATTCTGATGGTCTCGCCGCTGATCCTGACCGTGTTTTCGTCGCTCAAACCTACGACGGAGCTAGGCAATCCCCCGTGGTATCCCCCGATTGATCTGACGTTTGAGCATTACGCACGGGTGTGGACCGAGGGCAAGTTCAACATCTATTTCCTCAACACGCTGATCATCTCGACGGTGGATGCGATTGTAATGATCGGAGTTGCCTCGCTTGCGGCTTACGCCTTGGTATTCATGGATTTCCGGGGCAAAATGATCGTGCAGGTGCTCTTCTTGATCGGGTTGATGATCCCGGTGACGGCGATCATTCTGCCGCTCTACTCAATCGTCCGCTCCATTGGCCTTGTGAATACCCATCTGGGCGTGATCTTTGCCGATCTGGCGTTGGCGCTATCGGTCTTTGTGTTCATGTTCTCATCCTACTTCATCGGCGTACCCAAGGCGTTGCACGAAGCGGCGCGCATTGACGGCGCGACTGAGTTTCAGATCTACCGCCGCGTCGTGATGCCCATCGCCACTCCGGCCGTGGTCACAACGGCCCTGCTTGAATTTCTGTGGAGCTGGAATGACCTGTTGCTGCGACTGCTGCTTCTGCCGCGCGACGAGATGCGCACGCTGTCTGTGGGGCTTTTGAACTTTCAGGGGACAATGACACGCGACGTCTCGGGGCTGTCCTCGGGCACCGTGATCATGGCCTTGCCCGTCGTTCTGCTGTTCTTCGTGTTCCAGCGTCACTTCGTGCGCGGCATGACCGCGGGCGCAGTCAAATAG
- a CDS encoding carbohydrate ABC transporter permease, with protein MSAIFKDHEADRQVRVKWWASRVAIYAALITWAIICLFPIYWTLTTSFKMAPDVMRGNMIPFWDFTPKWKGWESLGLSPRLIGEVSTVREEFLKRFWNSAIVAVSASTLAVVLGSLAAYGLSRFNYRFGFMRNSDISFFFLSQMILPPVVLALPFLVLYKSLNLLDSRIGLILLYTLMVLPIVIWIMRDQFQGIPVELEEAALVDGLGIWGAFLQIVLPIALPGMVAAFILSLVLCWNEYFFAALLTSTDAKTLPVMVASQTGSQGINWWSMAALSSAAILPLVIVAIFLEKYIIKGMAAGAVK; from the coding sequence ATGAGCGCGATTTTCAAAGATCATGAGGCCGATCGCCAGGTCCGCGTGAAATGGTGGGCCAGCCGTGTGGCGATCTATGCCGCCCTGATCACTTGGGCAATCATCTGCCTTTTTCCAATCTACTGGACACTGACCACATCCTTCAAAATGGCGCCCGATGTGATGCGCGGTAATATGATTCCGTTCTGGGATTTCACCCCTAAATGGAAAGGCTGGGAGAGTCTTGGCCTGTCGCCCCGCCTGATCGGCGAAGTTTCCACAGTGCGCGAGGAATTCCTCAAACGTTTCTGGAATTCGGCAATTGTCGCGGTGTCTGCCTCGACTCTGGCGGTGGTGCTTGGATCGCTGGCCGCCTATGGTTTGTCGCGGTTCAACTACCGCTTCGGTTTCATGCGCAATTCGGATATTTCGTTCTTTTTCCTCAGCCAGATGATCCTGCCGCCCGTGGTTTTGGCATTGCCGTTTCTTGTTCTCTACAAGTCCCTAAACCTGCTGGACAGCCGCATCGGTTTGATCTTGCTGTACACACTCATGGTACTGCCCATTGTGATCTGGATCATGCGCGACCAATTTCAGGGCATCCCGGTGGAACTTGAAGAAGCCGCCCTCGTGGATGGTCTGGGCATCTGGGGCGCATTCCTTCAAATCGTGCTGCCCATCGCCCTGCCCGGCATGGTCGCCGCCTTCATTCTAAGCCTCGTTCTATGCTGGAACGAATACTTCTTTGCGGCGCTACTGACCTCAACGGATGCAAAAACCCTGCCCGTCATGGTCGCTTCGCAAACCGGATCGCAGGGTATCAACTGGTGGTCCATGGCCGCCTTGTCCTCAGCCGCGATCCTGCCCTTGGTCATCGTTGCCATCTTCCTCGAAAAATACATCATCAAGGGTATGGCTGCGGGTGCCGTGAAGTAA
- a CDS encoding extracellular solute-binding protein produces the protein MRFQKFTGALVSMSALLAMPAFAQTEVVVWVGGEPGQTTVYEEIANQFNNENPDVNLTVITNTSDIFNPALIPALSAGEGPDVFTFGTGPGQPAALIAGGLVADLTEAYYEHNWGDTIPEGIIVQTSSDGKLWAFGNEVETTGMFYNKAIFAEHGVAVPTNWAEMEAAVDALMAAGFETPIGLAGGDKWPISHWQSMIFGRYAGPAGIEDVLFGDGAWTDAPFVAASTKLQEMGQAGWFGPTPVAIGYGELMDAFWAGEIPMTYTGPWVVGGGIQAAGDRASDYSVFAVPPFEQGQMIHPTNSIGSGWYVRENSEHKDIAIAYINRMLTQMEGRVTLINNGVIPVGPLEDALGQANMPQLAVDIWKAADDHAANGSIPAFLDTITPGTLTTVSYDGLQALLLNVMTPEEFTAAMQEAWTEAKAEGEIMLPGGLAER, from the coding sequence ATGCGGTTTCAGAAATTCACAGGGGCGCTTGTGTCAATGTCGGCATTGCTCGCCATGCCAGCGTTCGCACAGACAGAAGTCGTGGTGTGGGTGGGCGGCGAGCCGGGCCAGACCACCGTTTATGAAGAGATTGCCAATCAGTTCAATAACGAGAATCCGGATGTGAACCTTACTGTGATCACCAACACATCTGACATCTTCAACCCCGCACTGATCCCGGCGCTTTCAGCTGGTGAAGGCCCCGATGTCTTTACCTTTGGCACGGGCCCTGGCCAACCTGCGGCCCTGATTGCGGGCGGTCTGGTGGCCGATTTGACCGAGGCGTATTACGAGCACAATTGGGGCGACACAATCCCCGAAGGGATCATTGTGCAGACCTCCAGCGACGGCAAGCTGTGGGCCTTTGGCAATGAGGTCGAGACCACGGGCATGTTCTACAACAAGGCGATCTTTGCCGAGCATGGCGTCGCTGTCCCGACCAATTGGGCTGAGATGGAAGCGGCTGTAGATGCGCTTATGGCAGCGGGCTTTGAGACGCCCATTGGCCTTGCAGGCGGGGACAAGTGGCCAATTTCGCATTGGCAGTCTATGATCTTTGGCCGCTACGCAGGCCCCGCGGGTATCGAGGACGTCCTGTTTGGTGATGGCGCTTGGACCGACGCCCCCTTTGTTGCGGCATCGACCAAGTTGCAGGAAATGGGTCAGGCAGGCTGGTTCGGGCCGACGCCCGTTGCGATTGGTTACGGCGAGTTGATGGACGCGTTTTGGGCGGGTGAGATCCCGATGACCTATACCGGCCCCTGGGTTGTTGGCGGTGGAATCCAGGCTGCGGGTGATCGGGCGTCGGACTACTCCGTCTTTGCGGTGCCCCCCTTTGAACAGGGCCAGATGATCCACCCGACCAACTCGATTGGCAGCGGCTGGTATGTGCGCGAAAACTCCGAGCATAAAGACATCGCGATTGCATACATCAACCGCATGCTTACGCAGATGGAAGGTCGCGTGACGCTGATCAACAATGGCGTGATACCGGTTGGCCCACTGGAGGACGCTTTGGGCCAGGCGAACATGCCTCAGCTCGCCGTCGACATCTGGAAAGCGGCCGATGACCATGCCGCAAACGGGTCGATTCCGGCGTTTCTGGACACCATCACGCCCGGCACCCTGACCACTGTGTCATATGATGGGCTTCAAGCGCTGTTGCTGAATGTCATGACGCCTGAAGAGTTCACGGCAGCCATGCAAGAAGCGTGGACTGAAGCGAAGGCAGAAGGCGAGATCATGCTGCCTGGCGGGCTCGCTGAACGTTGA
- a CDS encoding NAD(P)-dependent oxidoreductase: protein MSNTSKPLLIMDQHFRQVEELFSPESFAKLAVAFEIIGGLNWPMEREVFLNNLPNADVVVAAKPMLTAAELAGAHQLKAIIEVSGTFQDGIDYGYCFENQIDVLSCSPGFRYSVAEMTLGLMLAGCRGIVEEHERFRDNRERWLRDNIGNEFMLYGQSIGFVGYGEIARELTRLLAPFAPQIKAFDPWLKASGTAPDDIQFCALDEVMSTCRVVVIAATPTDENYQLISRKLIARLPKGALVVLASRAHLVDFDALLEAAETDHIRFASDVFPVEPVARTSRYRSARNVIWSPHRAAAVEGGRHPIGDMIVQDCANIMAGTPDRALKPADASTVDKIIRAPRVAR, encoded by the coding sequence ATGTCAAACACATCCAAACCACTGCTGATCATGGACCAGCATTTCCGCCAGGTCGAAGAACTGTTCAGCCCTGAGAGCTTTGCAAAACTCGCGGTGGCATTCGAGATCATCGGCGGTCTTAACTGGCCAATGGAGCGGGAAGTTTTTCTGAACAACCTGCCGAACGCAGACGTTGTCGTTGCAGCCAAACCGATGCTGACCGCTGCCGAACTGGCCGGAGCGCACCAACTCAAGGCCATCATCGAAGTGTCAGGCACCTTTCAGGACGGCATCGACTATGGTTACTGCTTTGAGAACCAGATCGACGTGCTGTCCTGCTCCCCCGGCTTTCGGTATTCGGTGGCAGAGATGACTTTGGGGCTGATGCTTGCCGGATGTCGCGGCATTGTCGAAGAACACGAACGGTTTCGAGACAACCGCGAACGCTGGCTGCGTGACAATATTGGCAACGAATTCATGCTGTACGGGCAATCCATCGGCTTTGTCGGTTACGGGGAGATTGCCCGCGAACTCACCCGGTTGCTGGCCCCGTTTGCACCGCAGATAAAGGCGTTTGATCCCTGGTTGAAAGCCTCGGGCACAGCACCCGACGACATACAGTTTTGCGCGCTGGACGAGGTGATGAGCACCTGCCGGGTCGTTGTCATCGCCGCCACACCCACAGACGAAAACTATCAACTGATCTCGCGCAAGCTGATCGCGCGCCTGCCCAAGGGCGCACTCGTCGTTCTGGCCAGCCGCGCCCACCTTGTGGACTTCGACGCCTTGCTGGAGGCGGCTGAGACCGACCATATCCGCTTTGCCTCGGACGTATTCCCGGTCGAACCTGTGGCCCGCACATCCAGATACCGATCCGCCAGAAACGTCATCTGGTCCCCACATCGCGCCGCAGCGGTCGAGGGTGGGCGCCACCCGATTGGCGACATGATCGTTCAAGACTGTGCAAACATCATGGCAGGCACGCCCGACCGCGCCCTGAAACCTGCCGATGCCTCAACTGTCGACAAAATCATACGCGCGCCGCGCGTCGCAAGATGA
- a CDS encoding sugar ABC transporter permease: protein MNTEGDLLHTVTLDAISDSRRRIGRMMVWGSAALFLLLAAGQFAHDTGRLAIGFDTWRPVLFAYLLWATALCAAQVIVNGEKGKRTLFVLPAALFVISLVVFPLLFALYISFTDWNLASLNGPQPNGWDNMRQMWNDTFYWNALKNMVYYVAAISVEYVIAFGLALLLNAQIRARKFFRVVFLLPLMLSPVAVSWMVGKSMMEPRFGPLARLARELGWDRPSFFGSPELARFVIMAMDAWTFIPFMMIMLLAGLQALPREVIEASKVDGATGWQSFKEVIFPLMLPVSVTAIVIRIIFKLKLADIIINVTSGGPGGATDSVTSFIFREYRDRSNVGYGTLLAMVYLVLIVVFITLLLKLVSRFMERPA from the coding sequence ATGAATACTGAAGGCGACCTCCTCCACACCGTCACGCTTGACGCTATTTCAGACAGCCGCAGGCGTATCGGTCGAATGATGGTCTGGGGGTCGGCGGCGCTGTTTTTGCTGCTCGCTGCCGGGCAATTCGCGCATGATACAGGTCGTCTGGCGATTGGATTCGACACATGGCGGCCCGTGCTTTTTGCCTATCTGCTCTGGGCGACAGCCCTTTGTGCCGCGCAGGTCATCGTGAACGGTGAAAAAGGCAAACGTACGCTTTTTGTGTTACCCGCCGCGCTCTTTGTGATCAGCCTCGTAGTCTTCCCGCTGCTCTTTGCGCTCTATATTTCGTTCACCGATTGGAACCTGGCGTCCCTGAACGGCCCGCAACCCAATGGCTGGGATAATATGAGGCAGATGTGGAATGACACGTTTTACTGGAACGCGTTGAAAAACATGGTCTATTACGTGGCCGCCATCAGCGTCGAATATGTGATCGCCTTTGGCCTCGCGCTGCTGCTGAACGCCCAGATCCGCGCGCGCAAGTTCTTTCGTGTCGTGTTTTTACTGCCACTGATGCTCAGCCCGGTCGCGGTCAGTTGGATGGTTGGCAAATCCATGATGGAGCCGCGTTTTGGCCCGCTCGCGCGTTTGGCGCGCGAATTGGGATGGGACAGGCCCAGCTTTTTCGGGTCACCCGAATTGGCGCGCTTTGTGATCATGGCGATGGACGCCTGGACCTTTATTCCTTTCATGATGATCATGCTGTTGGCGGGTCTTCAAGCACTGCCACGCGAAGTGATCGAAGCGTCCAAAGTCGACGGCGCGACCGGCTGGCAAAGCTTTAAGGAAGTCATTTTCCCCTTGATGTTGCCCGTATCTGTCACGGCCATCGTGATACGCATCATCTTCAAACTGAAGCTCGCGGATATCATCATCAATGTCACTTCTGGCGGGCCCGGGGGTGCCACGGATTCCGTCACCAGCTTCATTTTCCGCGAATACAGGGACCGCTCCAATGTGGGCTACGGCACGCTCTTGGCGATGGTTTATCTGGTGTTGATTGTGGTGTTCATCACCCTGCTGCTTAAACTGGTCAGTCGATTCATGGAGCGCCCGGCATGA
- the ugpC gene encoding sn-glycerol-3-phosphate ABC transporter ATP-binding protein UgpC, with product MAGVKIQDIRKSYGATEVIHGLNVDISDGEFVALVGPSGCGKSTLLRMIAGLEPINGGTIAIGERVVNNLPPAQRDIAMVFQTYALYPHKSVAENMGFALKVAKTDRGEIQRRVQEAAEILSLTEYLDRKPRHLSGGQRQRVAMGRAIVRDPQVFLFDEPLSNLDAKLRIQMRTEIKELHQRLKTTTVFVTHDQIEAMTLADRIVVMQAGKIEQIGTPLELYDNPANEFVATFIGAPSMNLLDATFQDGAVTLAGHKVPLKGVSHEGAIRLGVRPEHLNLVRAGEGLAMEVKVVEPTGSETMVFLRFNGQDITAMFRERHAFKPGETIHLAPDPVHLHCFDAKTGQRVG from the coding sequence ATGGCGGGCGTTAAAATACAAGACATCAGAAAATCCTATGGGGCGACTGAGGTCATCCATGGGTTGAACGTCGATATTTCAGATGGGGAATTCGTCGCTTTGGTCGGGCCATCAGGGTGTGGCAAATCCACTTTGTTGCGCATGATTGCAGGCCTTGAACCCATCAATGGCGGCACAATTGCGATCGGTGAACGGGTCGTCAATAACCTTCCCCCGGCACAGCGCGACATTGCGATGGTGTTCCAAACCTATGCGCTCTATCCGCATAAATCGGTCGCTGAAAACATGGGATTTGCCTTGAAGGTCGCCAAGACGGATCGTGGGGAAATCCAGCGCCGCGTCCAGGAGGCGGCTGAAATCCTGAGCCTTACGGAGTACCTTGACCGCAAGCCGCGGCACTTGTCGGGTGGGCAGCGCCAGAGGGTCGCGATGGGGCGGGCCATTGTAAGGGATCCACAGGTGTTTCTGTTCGACGAGCCGCTCTCCAACCTTGATGCGAAGCTGCGCATACAGATGCGTACAGAAATCAAAGAACTGCACCAGCGTCTGAAAACCACAACGGTTTTCGTCACCCATGATCAGATAGAGGCGATGACGCTGGCAGACCGCATTGTGGTCATGCAGGCCGGCAAGATTGAACAGATCGGCACGCCGCTGGAACTTTATGACAATCCGGCCAATGAATTTGTAGCGACGTTTATCGGCGCGCCTTCCATGAACCTGCTTGATGCGACTTTTCAAGATGGCGCTGTCACACTAGCCGGGCACAAAGTACCGCTAAAGGGTGTCTCTCACGAGGGGGCGATCCGCCTTGGTGTGCGCCCGGAACATCTCAATCTGGTACGGGCCGGGGAGGGGCTGGCGATGGAGGTCAAAGTGGTGGAACCGACTGGGTCCGAAACGATGGTTTTCCTGCGCTTCAATGGCCAGGACATCACAGCCATGTTTCGAGAGCGCCATGCTTTTAAACCCGGAGAGACGATCCATCTTGCCCCTGATCCGGTTCACTTGCATTGCTTTGATGCCAAGACCGGTCAGAGGGTCGGTTAA